A part of Saimiri boliviensis isolate mSaiBol1 chromosome 13, mSaiBol1.pri, whole genome shotgun sequence genomic DNA contains:
- the SLC25A37 gene encoding mitoferrin-1 isoform X2 — protein sequence MEETMKPQKTRMQSLSPDPRAQYTSIYGALKRIMRTEGFWRPLRGLNVMIMGAGPAHAMYFACYENMKRTLNDVFHHQGNSHLANGIAGSMATLLHDAVMNPAEVVKQRLQMYNSQHRSALSCIRTVWRTEGLGAFYRSYTTQLTMNIPFQSIHFITYEFLQEQVNPHRTYNPQSHIISGGLAGALAAAATTPLDVCKTLLNTQENVALSLANISGRLSGMANAFRTVYQLNGLAGYFKGIQARVIYQMPSTAISWSVYEFFKYFLTKRQLENRAPY from the exons ACGCGAATGCAGAGTTTGAGTCCAGATCCCAGAGCCCAGTACACGAGTATCTACGGAGCCCTCAAGAGAATCATGCGGACCGAAGGCTTCTGGAGGCCCTTGCGGGGCCTCAATGTCATGATCATGGGTGCAGGGCCGGCCCACGCCATGTATTTTGCCTGCtatgaaaacatgaaaaggaCTTTAAATGACGTTTTCCACCACCAAGGAAACAGCCACCTAGCCAACG GGATAGCTGGGAGTATGGCCACCCTGCTCCACGACGCGGTAATGAATCCAGCAGAAG TGGTGAAGCAGCGTTTGCAGATGTACAACTCGCAGCACCGGTCAGCCCTCAGCTGCATCCGGACGGTGTGGAGGACCGAGGGGTTGGGGGCCTTCTACCGGAGCTACACCACGCAGCTGACCATGAACATCCCCTTCCAGTCCATCCACTTCATCACCTACGAGTTCCTGCAGGAGCAGGTCAACCCCCACCGGACCTACAACCCGCAGTCCCACATCATCTCAGGCGGGCTGGCCGGGGCCCTCGCCGCGGCCGCCACGACCCCCCTGGACGTCTGTAAGACCCTTCTCAACACTCAGGAGAACGTGGCCCTCTCCCTGGCCAACATCAGCGGCCGGCTGTCAGGCATGGCCAATGCCTTCCGGACGGTATATCAGCTCAATGGCCTGGCCGGCTACTTCAAAGGCATCCAGGCGCGTGTCATCTACCAGATGCCCTCCACCGCCATTTCTTGGTCTGTCTATGAGTTCTTCAAATACTTTCTCACCAAGCGCCAGCTGGAAAATCGAGCTCCATACTAA
- the SLC25A37 gene encoding mitoferrin-1 isoform X3, translating into MHHHVQTRMQSLSPDPRAQYTSIYGALKRIMRTEGFWRPLRGLNVMIMGAGPAHAMYFACYENMKRTLNDVFHHQGNSHLANGIAGSMATLLHDAVMNPAEVVKQRLQMYNSQHRSALSCIRTVWRTEGLGAFYRSYTTQLTMNIPFQSIHFITYEFLQEQVNPHRTYNPQSHIISGGLAGALAAAATTPLDVCKTLLNTQENVALSLANISGRLSGMANAFRTVYQLNGLAGYFKGIQARVIYQMPSTAISWSVYEFFKYFLTKRQLENRAPY; encoded by the exons ACGCGAATGCAGAGTTTGAGTCCAGATCCCAGAGCCCAGTACACGAGTATCTACGGAGCCCTCAAGAGAATCATGCGGACCGAAGGCTTCTGGAGGCCCTTGCGGGGCCTCAATGTCATGATCATGGGTGCAGGGCCGGCCCACGCCATGTATTTTGCCTGCtatgaaaacatgaaaaggaCTTTAAATGACGTTTTCCACCACCAAGGAAACAGCCACCTAGCCAACG GGATAGCTGGGAGTATGGCCACCCTGCTCCACGACGCGGTAATGAATCCAGCAGAAG TGGTGAAGCAGCGTTTGCAGATGTACAACTCGCAGCACCGGTCAGCCCTCAGCTGCATCCGGACGGTGTGGAGGACCGAGGGGTTGGGGGCCTTCTACCGGAGCTACACCACGCAGCTGACCATGAACATCCCCTTCCAGTCCATCCACTTCATCACCTACGAGTTCCTGCAGGAGCAGGTCAACCCCCACCGGACCTACAACCCGCAGTCCCACATCATCTCAGGCGGGCTGGCCGGGGCCCTCGCCGCGGCCGCCACGACCCCCCTGGACGTCTGTAAGACCCTTCTCAACACTCAGGAGAACGTGGCCCTCTCCCTGGCCAACATCAGCGGCCGGCTGTCAGGCATGGCCAATGCCTTCCGGACGGTATATCAGCTCAATGGCCTGGCCGGCTACTTCAAAGGCATCCAGGCGCGTGTCATCTACCAGATGCCCTCCACCGCCATTTCTTGGTCTGTCTATGAGTTCTTCAAATACTTTCTCACCAAGCGCCAGCTGGAAAATCGAGCTCCATACTAA
- the SLC25A37 gene encoding mitoferrin-1 isoform X4, with protein MATLLHDAVMNPAEVVKQRLQMYNSQHRSALSCIRTVWRTEGLGAFYRSYTTQLTMNIPFQSIHFITYEFLQEQVNPHRTYNPQSHIISGGLAGALAAAATTPLDVCKTLLNTQENVALSLANISGRLSGMANAFRTVYQLNGLAGYFKGIQARVIYQMPSTAISWSVYEFFKYFLTKRQLENRAPY; from the exons ATGGCCACCCTGCTCCACGACGCGGTAATGAATCCAGCAGAAG TGGTGAAGCAGCGTTTGCAGATGTACAACTCGCAGCACCGGTCAGCCCTCAGCTGCATCCGGACGGTGTGGAGGACCGAGGGGTTGGGGGCCTTCTACCGGAGCTACACCACGCAGCTGACCATGAACATCCCCTTCCAGTCCATCCACTTCATCACCTACGAGTTCCTGCAGGAGCAGGTCAACCCCCACCGGACCTACAACCCGCAGTCCCACATCATCTCAGGCGGGCTGGCCGGGGCCCTCGCCGCGGCCGCCACGACCCCCCTGGACGTCTGTAAGACCCTTCTCAACACTCAGGAGAACGTGGCCCTCTCCCTGGCCAACATCAGCGGCCGGCTGTCAGGCATGGCCAATGCCTTCCGGACGGTATATCAGCTCAATGGCCTGGCCGGCTACTTCAAAGGCATCCAGGCGCGTGTCATCTACCAGATGCCCTCCACCGCCATTTCTTGGTCTGTCTATGAGTTCTTCAAATACTTTCTCACCAAGCGCCAGCTGGAAAATCGAGCTCCATACTAA